One genomic window of Corynebacterium massiliense DSM 45435 includes the following:
- a CDS encoding MFS transporter, whose product MQKARRRRPLPLQTQINSRRRAMVMVALALGAFGIGTTEFVSMGLLSMIADDFGITENTAGHAISAYALGVVVGAPIITAVTGKMPRRRLLLILMGAFTLGNALSVVAGSYPILLAARFIAGLPHGAYFSVAGLVAASMAPEGKRGKSVALVGMGLSVATVFGVPAAQALGAALGWHAAYVLVACIGIATATSLWFLLPHMTEMPATSVRTELGAFKRSQVWLTLAMGTVGFGGMFAIYTYISWTMTTHAGMDPSSMWIVLMAYGIGNVAGAYFGGVLSDRSLEKGILFSLVMIAVSLVCFYFTSSSAVLGTINFGVVGFFGSSLTPTLQVRLMHVAGDAQTLAAALNHSALNLANASGAALGGAVVGAGFSYQAPALAGAGLAIASIGVWFVTMALKPRGRGKSTSRASVVQTES is encoded by the coding sequence AATTAATTCTCGCCGCCGTGCCATGGTGATGGTCGCGCTCGCGCTGGGAGCGTTCGGAATCGGCACCACCGAGTTCGTGTCCATGGGCCTGTTGTCCATGATCGCGGACGACTTCGGCATCACCGAAAACACCGCCGGGCACGCGATCTCCGCCTACGCCCTCGGCGTGGTGGTGGGCGCGCCCATCATTACGGCGGTGACCGGCAAGATGCCGCGGCGGCGGCTGCTGCTCATCCTCATGGGCGCCTTCACCTTAGGCAACGCCTTGTCTGTGGTGGCGGGCAGCTACCCGATTCTGCTCGCGGCGCGCTTCATCGCGGGCCTGCCGCACGGCGCGTACTTCTCCGTCGCCGGCCTGGTTGCCGCGTCCATGGCGCCGGAAGGAAAGCGCGGCAAATCCGTCGCGCTGGTGGGCATGGGCCTGTCGGTGGCCACCGTCTTTGGTGTGCCCGCCGCCCAGGCGCTCGGTGCGGCGCTGGGCTGGCACGCGGCCTACGTGCTGGTCGCCTGCATCGGCATCGCCACGGCGACCTCCTTGTGGTTCCTTCTGCCGCACATGACGGAGATGCCGGCTACCTCGGTGCGCACGGAGCTGGGCGCGTTCAAGCGCTCGCAGGTGTGGCTCACCCTCGCGATGGGCACGGTCGGCTTTGGCGGCATGTTCGCCATCTACACGTACATCTCGTGGACCATGACCACCCACGCGGGCATGGATCCGTCCTCGATGTGGATCGTGCTCATGGCCTACGGCATCGGCAACGTCGCCGGCGCCTACTTCGGCGGCGTGCTTTCCGATCGGAGCCTGGAGAAGGGCATCTTGTTCTCCCTGGTCATGATCGCGGTCTCCCTCGTGTGCTTCTACTTCACCTCCTCCAGCGCGGTGCTGGGAACCATCAACTTCGGTGTAGTGGGCTTTTTCGGCTCCTCGCTCACCCCGACGCTGCAGGTGCGCCTCATGCACGTCGCCGGCGACGCGCAGACCCTCGCCGCAGCGCTCAACCACTCCGCGCTCAACCTGGCCAACGCCTCGGGCGCCGCGCTCGGCGGCGCTGTGGTGGGAGCGGGCTTTTCCTACCAGGCGCCCGCCCTCGCGGGTGCCGGCCTTGCCATCGCCTCCATCGGCGTGTGGTTCGTGACCATGGCGCTCAAGCCGCGGGGGAGGGGCAAGAGCACCTCGCGCGCGAGTGTTGTCCAGACCGAAAGTTAA
- a CDS encoding D-alanyl-D-alanine carboxypeptidase family protein: MDNAQIFPRLFAATTAAALLASPTAALAQELEPAAPAAAPATPGDADQVGDGNADGDQGDDADKESEHPDIRTEAPNTDQCPHREHPAEPVTTSERLAPGQTSPQAPPPVDDAHCGVTAPPGFTVDKDVVASAWVISDIDTGEIIAEKDPNGRYRPASIIKVLLALEVIDKLDLNKKVTASEEAADADGSAVGIGAGGEYTVEDLLHGLLMASGNDAAHALADELGGEKKTLDLVNERARKIGAKSTYVASYSGLDAPGMQTTAHDLSLMYQAAFKNPTFAEIVRTKTVEFPGYDDHPAYEMGNDNGLLLNDADGIGGKTGYTDDAHHTFAGAMDRNGRRLQVVLLDTTIEHGPHAWEQAQKLLQSAYDVAPGKGVGSLEPAREESANPSTLPSPGPGEDGAGGPGQSGQFGDLGRYGPWIGGVAVGVIALAAIAAAALLPRRSRGRHANR, translated from the coding sequence ATGGATAATGCACAGATCTTCCCCCGTCTCTTCGCGGCAACGACCGCCGCCGCGCTCCTCGCCTCCCCCACGGCGGCGCTCGCCCAGGAACTGGAACCCGCTGCCCCGGCAGCCGCGCCGGCGACGCCGGGCGACGCAGATCAAGTTGGCGACGGTAACGCAGACGGGGACCAGGGCGACGACGCGGACAAGGAGTCGGAGCACCCCGACATCCGCACCGAGGCGCCGAACACGGATCAGTGCCCGCACCGCGAACATCCCGCGGAACCTGTCACCACCTCCGAGCGCCTCGCGCCGGGGCAAACCTCCCCGCAGGCGCCGCCTCCCGTGGACGACGCCCACTGCGGCGTGACTGCGCCGCCGGGGTTTACCGTGGACAAGGACGTGGTGGCCAGCGCGTGGGTCATTAGTGATATCGACACCGGCGAGATCATCGCGGAAAAGGACCCGAACGGGCGCTACCGGCCCGCCTCCATCATTAAGGTGCTGCTGGCGCTCGAGGTCATCGACAAGCTTGATCTGAATAAGAAGGTCACCGCCTCGGAGGAAGCGGCCGACGCGGACGGATCCGCCGTCGGCATCGGCGCCGGCGGCGAGTACACCGTCGAGGATCTGCTCCATGGCCTGCTCATGGCCAGCGGCAACGACGCCGCCCATGCCCTGGCGGACGAGCTCGGCGGCGAGAAGAAGACGCTCGACCTGGTCAACGAACGCGCGCGGAAAATCGGCGCGAAGTCCACGTACGTGGCCAGCTATTCCGGACTGGACGCGCCGGGCATGCAGACGACCGCCCACGATCTGTCCCTGATGTACCAGGCGGCGTTCAAAAACCCGACCTTCGCGGAGATCGTGCGCACCAAGACCGTCGAGTTCCCCGGCTACGACGATCATCCGGCCTACGAGATGGGCAACGACAACGGGCTGTTGCTTAACGATGCCGACGGCATCGGCGGCAAGACCGGATACACCGACGACGCGCACCACACCTTCGCCGGCGCCATGGATCGCAATGGCCGGCGCCTGCAGGTGGTTCTCCTCGACACGACCATCGAGCACGGGCCGCACGCGTGGGAGCAGGCGCAGAAATTGCTCCAGTCGGCTTACGACGTCGCCCCGGGTAAAGGCGTCGGCTCGCTCGAGCCGGCACGCGAGGAGTCTGCGAATCCCAGCACGCTCCCCTCCCCCGGCCCGGGCGAGGACGGCGCCGGCGGCCCAGGTCAATCCGGCCAGTTCGGCGATCTGGGCCGCTACGGACCCTGGATTGGCGGGGTCGCGGTGGGCGTTATCGCCCTCGCCGCTATCGCCGCCGCCGCTTTGCTACCTCGGCGTTCGCGAGGTCGTCATGCGAACCGGTGA
- the trpS gene encoding tryptophan--tRNA ligase yields MTDHTAASTDHSAHKPRVLSGIQPTADSYHLGNYLGAVKQWIDLQDDYDAFYFIPDLHAITVEQNPEELRRRTIAGAAQLIALGIDPERSTLFVQSQVPAHTELTWILQCLTGFGEASRMTQFKDKSQKRGADRTSVGLFTYPMLMAADILLYSPDFVPVGEDQRQHMELTRHLAERFNARFGETFHVPEPLIPEGAAKIYDLQDPTSKMSKSGENPKGIVNLLDPPKTSAKRIKSAVTDDLGEVHFDREQQPGVSNLLVIQSALTGEKIENLVEKYAGKGYGHLKVDTADALQEFTTPLKQRYDELMEDQGELERILARGAEHATEIAQPLVDAVYDKVGFIPRPRR; encoded by the coding sequence ATGACTGACCACACTGCTGCATCCACCGACCACTCCGCGCACAAACCGCGCGTCCTCTCCGGCATCCAGCCGACCGCCGACTCGTACCACCTGGGTAACTACTTGGGGGCGGTCAAACAGTGGATCGACCTGCAGGACGACTACGACGCGTTCTACTTCATCCCGGATCTGCACGCGATCACCGTTGAGCAGAACCCGGAGGAGCTGCGCCGCCGCACCATCGCGGGCGCCGCACAGCTCATCGCGCTGGGCATCGACCCGGAGCGCTCGACGCTCTTCGTCCAGTCGCAGGTGCCAGCCCACACCGAGCTGACTTGGATCCTGCAGTGCCTGACCGGCTTCGGTGAGGCCTCGCGCATGACGCAGTTTAAGGACAAGTCCCAAAAACGCGGTGCCGACCGCACCTCCGTCGGGCTTTTCACCTACCCGATGCTTATGGCCGCGGACATCCTGCTCTACTCGCCGGACTTCGTGCCGGTGGGCGAGGATCAGCGCCAGCACATGGAACTTACCCGTCACCTGGCCGAGCGTTTCAACGCCCGTTTCGGCGAGACCTTCCACGTGCCGGAGCCGCTCATTCCGGAAGGCGCAGCGAAGATTTACGACCTGCAGGATCCGACCTCCAAGATGTCGAAGTCGGGGGAGAACCCCAAGGGCATCGTCAACCTGCTCGACCCGCCGAAGACCTCGGCTAAGCGCATCAAGTCCGCCGTGACGGATGACCTCGGTGAGGTCCACTTCGACCGCGAGCAGCAGCCGGGCGTGTCCAACCTGCTGGTCATCCAGTCGGCGCTGACGGGGGAGAAGATTGAAAACCTCGTGGAAAAGTACGCCGGCAAAGGCTACGGCCACCTCAAGGTGGATACCGCGGACGCCCTGCAGGAATTCACCACCCCGCTCAAGCAGCGCTACGACGAGCTGATGGAGGATCAGGGCGAGCTCGAGCGCATTTTGGCCCGCGGCGCCGAGCACGCCACCGAGATTGCGCAGCCGCTTGTCGATGCCGTCTATGACAAGGTCGGCTTCATCCCGCGGCCGCGGCGCTAA
- a CDS encoding RDD family protein has product MTAYAAVPNLYQAYNVSPQDSCQSIGILLAGKDAQAESAGLKTEDPERHRLGIAYSVLSSPDKRRRYDQTLTAGTTPTWNQLEYLGNFGDWPPAEYSSYEAKQQQRQRHAAAYASPYAQPFNPFQVQGNMAPGAQAPGGAAQVPVPYQNQQLSAMDEMAQRPSAGTRIAMCLLDWFLAAMVGGAAAAAVDGVVPDAVGGLLPVSALSVVMVLYYIVCESVAGATPGKMMFGYEVRDRETKKKLTAGASLKRNWFRAITLVPFIGWPIGFIGGVVSLMTISPKNQLTGSHDDLANAEVAKRRRR; this is encoded by the coding sequence ATGACCGCTTACGCTGCCGTGCCGAATCTATATCAGGCTTACAACGTTTCACCTCAGGATTCCTGCCAGTCCATTGGCATTTTGCTCGCCGGAAAGGACGCCCAAGCGGAATCCGCGGGGCTCAAGACGGAGGATCCGGAGCGACATCGCCTGGGGATTGCGTATTCCGTGCTGTCCTCGCCGGACAAGCGGCGGCGATATGACCAAACCTTGACCGCCGGCACTACCCCGACGTGGAACCAGCTGGAATACCTGGGCAATTTCGGTGACTGGCCGCCGGCCGAATACAGCTCGTATGAGGCAAAACAGCAGCAGCGCCAGCGGCACGCCGCGGCGTACGCGTCGCCGTACGCGCAGCCGTTTAACCCCTTCCAGGTGCAAGGGAACATGGCGCCGGGCGCGCAAGCCCCGGGCGGTGCGGCGCAGGTCCCGGTGCCGTATCAGAACCAGCAACTGAGCGCGATGGATGAGATGGCCCAGCGCCCCTCGGCCGGCACACGCATTGCCATGTGCCTGCTGGACTGGTTCTTAGCCGCGATGGTCGGCGGCGCCGCCGCTGCGGCCGTGGACGGGGTGGTGCCGGACGCGGTGGGTGGGCTGTTGCCCGTTTCTGCACTGAGCGTCGTGATGGTCTTGTACTACATCGTCTGCGAGTCGGTGGCCGGGGCTACCCCGGGCAAGATGATGTTCGGCTACGAGGTCCGTGACCGCGAGACGAAGAAGAAGCTCACGGCCGGCGCTTCACTGAAGCGCAACTGGTTCCGCGCTATCACCTTGGTGCCGTTTATCGGCTGGCCGATCGGGTTTATCGGCGGCGTGGTCTCGCTGATGACGATCAGCCCGAAGAACCAGCTCACCGGTTCGCATGACGACCTCGCGAACGCCGAGGTAGCAAAGCGGCGGCGGCGATAG
- a CDS encoding YhjD/YihY/BrkB family envelope integrity protein — MAPRTKAHPDETDHYGIERSHSDDTGAVDKVRERSPFIDHVMRMTERYGSNGGNQYAAGITYYSVLAMFPILMLVVATAATVLARNPDLFNQLQDKVTSAFSGDLGDAINSILETAIDQRGAMFGIGGLTALWSGLGWMNNLRVGISAMWNVDANEGGSFIKKKLSDLVGLIGLLIALAIAFGVTIAGTSGLLQKIFHWVGVDSFPGMGAVIFFAGLVIGLVANFLVMLWLIKMLPRTHVPMKAAVKGALLGAIVFELIKQFSTLFISSASSNPAGATFGPIIVLMITLYLVWRVVLYSSAWAATAKESMVEENPETPGPAIIRVRQEAAAGGRATAGSNTGVTLGVGAALGALGAGAFSLLRRKK, encoded by the coding sequence GTGGCCCCACGTACCAAGGCACACCCCGACGAGACCGATCACTACGGCATCGAGCGCAGCCACTCCGATGACACCGGGGCGGTGGATAAGGTTCGCGAGCGCTCACCGTTTATCGATCACGTCATGCGGATGACCGAGCGCTACGGCTCGAACGGCGGCAACCAGTACGCGGCCGGTATTACGTACTACTCGGTGCTGGCGATGTTCCCGATCCTCATGCTCGTGGTGGCCACCGCCGCAACCGTCCTGGCCCGCAACCCTGACCTGTTCAACCAGCTGCAGGACAAGGTGACCTCAGCGTTTAGCGGCGACTTGGGCGACGCGATTAACTCCATCCTGGAGACCGCCATCGATCAGCGTGGCGCCATGTTCGGCATCGGTGGTCTTACCGCCCTGTGGTCCGGCTTGGGCTGGATGAACAACCTGCGCGTGGGCATCTCCGCGATGTGGAACGTGGACGCGAACGAGGGCGGCTCCTTCATCAAGAAGAAGCTAAGCGACCTCGTCGGACTCATCGGCCTCCTTATCGCCCTCGCCATCGCGTTCGGCGTCACCATCGCCGGCACCTCCGGCCTGCTGCAGAAGATCTTCCACTGGGTTGGCGTGGATTCCTTCCCGGGCATGGGAGCGGTCATCTTCTTCGCCGGTCTGGTCATCGGTCTGGTGGCCAACTTCCTGGTGATGCTCTGGCTCATCAAGATGCTGCCGCGCACGCACGTGCCCATGAAGGCGGCCGTCAAAGGCGCCCTGCTCGGCGCCATCGTCTTCGAGCTCATCAAACAGTTTTCCACGCTGTTTATTTCCTCGGCCTCGTCCAACCCGGCGGGCGCGACGTTCGGCCCCATCATCGTGCTGATGATTACCCTCTACCTGGTCTGGCGCGTGGTGCTCTACTCGTCCGCTTGGGCGGCGACCGCGAAGGAGTCGATGGTCGAGGAGAACCCGGAGACCCCGGGACCGGCTATCATCCGCGTGCGGCAGGAGGCCGCGGCCGGCGGCCGCGCCACGGCGGGCTCCAACACCGGCGTCACGCTGGGCGTGGGCGCGGCCCTCGGTGCCCTGGGCGCTGGCGCATTCTCGCTGCTCCGCCGCAAGAAGTAG
- a CDS encoding exodeoxyribonuclease III produces MSLTIATVNVNGIRAACKKRNDDNLGMNEWLRHTPADVVLFQEVRATPQQAEKALAPALDNGWCMVVADAVEDGMKGRAGVGILSRTPIDDVAVGFNSDVTRFADSGRWIEATTGGIRVASLYLPSGDEGTKKLDDKYAFLDEFGDVLAARAEAYPDMVIGGDWNICHRAQDLKNNRPNEKVSGHLPEERAFMDSVFGAFPDALVQEKKDLGEWRGTVDYSPQRLWEPTANPAWFDVARRLNPDPELKGPYTWWTYRGQAFNNDAGWRIDYQAATKNMLDRAQRMWVDKAPSVPQRWSDHSPLVVEYA; encoded by the coding sequence ATGTCTTTGACCATCGCGACGGTAAACGTCAACGGAATTCGCGCCGCCTGCAAGAAGCGCAACGACGACAACCTGGGGATGAACGAGTGGCTGCGCCACACGCCCGCCGATGTGGTGCTGTTCCAGGAGGTGCGCGCCACCCCGCAGCAAGCGGAGAAGGCGCTAGCACCCGCGCTGGATAACGGCTGGTGCATGGTGGTGGCCGATGCCGTGGAGGACGGCATGAAGGGCCGCGCCGGCGTGGGTATTTTGTCCCGCACGCCGATTGACGATGTCGCCGTGGGCTTCAACAGCGACGTCACCCGCTTTGCCGATTCCGGGCGCTGGATCGAGGCGACTACCGGCGGGATCCGCGTGGCGTCTTTGTACCTGCCCTCCGGCGACGAGGGGACGAAGAAGCTCGACGATAAGTATGCCTTCCTCGACGAGTTCGGCGACGTCCTCGCCGCCCGCGCCGAGGCATACCCCGACATGGTCATCGGCGGCGACTGGAACATCTGCCATCGCGCCCAGGACTTGAAGAACAACCGCCCGAACGAAAAGGTCTCCGGCCACCTGCCGGAAGAGCGCGCGTTTATGGATTCCGTCTTCGGCGCGTTCCCGGACGCGCTCGTACAGGAGAAAAAGGACCTGGGCGAGTGGCGCGGCACGGTCGACTACTCCCCGCAGCGCCTGTGGGAGCCGACCGCGAACCCGGCGTGGTTCGACGTGGCGCGCCGCCTCAACCCGGACCCGGAGCTCAAAGGCCCGTACACCTGGTGGACCTACCGCGGTCAGGCGTTCAACAACGACGCCGGCTGGCGCATCGACTACCAGGCGGCGACGAAGAACATGCTGGACCGCGCGCAGCGCATGTGGGTGGACAAGGCCCCGTCGGTGCCGCAGCGCTGGTCGGATCACTCGCCGTTAGTGGTGGAATACGCCTAG
- a CDS encoding trimeric intracellular cation channel family protein, protein MSPLITTLYVIGITAEAMTAALSAGRQKLDLFGVILIASITALGGGTVRDIVLQHYPIRWVNQPVYLLIVVCAALFTMSLSFLMHYFRHVFLIADAIGLAVFSMLGAQVALHLDLGLLIAVVAAIITGVFGGILRDLLSDRVPLVFSGEYYAAISVLATLIFWGLMHLSMPEEAAAITTVVIAFVCRLLAIHTGKGLPVFEYQDENQPIDPRLRLSARIMRDGARAAKRRASNSLRFDAAAYASVNRQTGKHARHSRAADTSQQWQVERDNSKRPKKHGRKNPPAQ, encoded by the coding sequence GTGTCCCCTTTGATTACGACGCTCTACGTCATCGGGATCACCGCTGAGGCGATGACCGCCGCGCTGTCCGCGGGGCGGCAGAAACTCGATCTGTTCGGCGTCATCCTCATCGCCTCAATCACGGCGTTGGGCGGCGGCACGGTGCGCGACATCGTCTTGCAGCACTATCCCATCCGCTGGGTGAACCAGCCGGTGTACCTGCTCATCGTGGTGTGTGCGGCGCTGTTTACGATGTCGCTGTCGTTTTTGATGCACTACTTCCGCCACGTCTTCCTCATTGCCGACGCGATCGGGCTCGCGGTGTTTTCCATGCTCGGCGCCCAGGTCGCCCTGCACCTCGACCTCGGCCTGCTCATCGCGGTCGTCGCGGCCATCATCACCGGCGTGTTCGGCGGCATCCTGCGCGATCTCCTCTCCGACCGCGTTCCCCTTGTGTTCTCCGGCGAGTATTACGCAGCCATTTCCGTGTTGGCCACCTTGATCTTCTGGGGGCTTATGCACCTGTCGATGCCGGAGGAGGCCGCCGCCATCACCACGGTCGTCATAGCTTTCGTCTGCCGCCTTTTGGCCATCCACACGGGCAAAGGGCTGCCGGTGTTTGAGTACCAGGACGAAAACCAGCCCATCGATCCGCGTTTGCGGCTGTCCGCCCGCATCATGCGCGACGGTGCCCGCGCCGCCAAACGCCGGGCGTCTAATAGCCTGCGTTTCGATGCCGCCGCGTACGCCTCCGTCAACCGGCAAACGGGCAAGCACGCCCGGCACTCCCGCGCCGCGGACACCAGCCAGCAGTGGCAGGTCGAGCGCGATAATTCGAAGCGCCCGAAGAAGCACGGGCGGAAAAATCCGCCAGCTCAGTAG